The following proteins are co-located in the Camelina sativa cultivar DH55 chromosome 12, Cs, whole genome shotgun sequence genome:
- the LOC104732093 gene encoding CASP-like protein 1E2 — MEHESKHNMNGMEMEKGRKEINGSRKGVELTLRVLALVLTMAAATVLGVAKQTKVVSFKLIPTLPPLDITTTAKATYLSAFVYHISVNVIACGYTVISLAILMINKGRRSKGLLMAVLLGDLLMVALLFSGTGAAGAIGLMGLQGNKHVMWNKVCGVFGKFCHRAAPSLPLTLLAAAVFMLLVVLDATKLP, encoded by the exons ATGGAACACGAGAGCAAGCACAATATGAATGGGATGGAGATGgagaaaggaaggaaggagatcAATGGATCGAGAAAAGGAGTTGAGTTGACTTTGAGAGTGTTGGCATTGGTCTTAACAATGGCGGCTGCAACAGTACTTGGTGTCGCAAAGCAAACAAAGGTTGTGTCTTTCAAGCTTATTCCCACTTTACCTCCTCTTGATATCACTACAACCGCCAAAGCCACTTACTTGTCTGCCTTTGT GTACCACATCTCAGTAAACGTGATAGCTTGCGGTTACACTGTGATCTCGTTAGCGATTTTGATGATCAACAAAGGCAGAAGAAGCAAAGGGTTGTTAATGGCAGTTTTGCTAGGAGATTTATTGATGGTGGCTTTGCTGTTTTCCGGCACCGGAGCGGCCGGAGCAATTGGGCTAATGGGTTTACAAGGGAACAAGCATGTCATGTGGAATAAAGTTTGCGGCGTTTTTGGAAAATTCTGTCACCGAGCTGCTCCTTCGCTTCCTCTCACTCTTCTTGCTGCAGCTGTCTTTAtgcttcttgttgttcttgatgcCACCAAGCTTCCTTAG
- the LOC104732094 gene encoding CASP-like protein 1D1 codes for MGSDETKSTLDTEKSTVPGCGTTTKSCWMTQVLLRIVLFAATLTSIVVMVTSKQTTNILIPGTLKRIPTAKFTNSPALIYFVVALSVACVYSILSTLATVSAFKKPSSCSAILLLNLAIMDAVMVGIVASATGAGGGVAYLGLKGNKQVRWVKICHAYDKFCRHVAGALGVSLVASILLLLLSIISVISLYKRIR; via the exons ATGGGTTCTGATGAAACCAAATCAACGTTGGACACCGAGAAGTCGACCGTGCCAGGATGCGGCACCACGACGAAGAGTTGTTGGATGACTCAAGTTTTGCTAAGAATAGTTCTGTTTGCAGCCACTTTGACATCGATTGTGGTAATGGTTACAAGTAAACAGACCACGAATATATTAATCCCTGGAACTCTCAAACGTATTCCTACTGCCAAGTTCACCAACTCACCGGCTCTTAT ATACTTTGTGGTCGCACTATCGGTGGCTTGCGTTTACAGTATTCTATCTACACTTGCTACCGTATCTGCTTTCAAGAAGCCTTCCTCTTGCTCTGCGATTCTCTTGCTCAACCTTGCCATTATGGATGCG GTGATGGTGGGGATAGTGGCCTCAGCGACGGGAGCGGGAGGTGGAGTAGCTTACCTTGGTCTGAAGGGAAACAAACAAGTGAGATGGGTCAAAATATGTCATGCCTACGATAAGTTTTGCCGTCATGTGGCAGGCGCACTAGGCGTCTCATTGGTAGCTtcgatcctcctcctcctcctctccatCATCTCTGTGATCTCCCTCTACAAGAGAATCCGTTGA
- the LOC104732095 gene encoding probable splicing factor 3A subunit 1 has product MWQNDPDLETMIDIAAVFIFKNGVEYEEELIATFPSYSFVDSSDPNHGLYQRKLMEYRNGTYDAAPVIITGEIVEPPPGNIKTLIEHTANYVSKEGEKAEKMIRDRNFNTERYQFMKRSHPFHAFYQKKLAEYRSQKDDDDDEVVVVVVDDEAAAAPQQSLPKQQFIILPNCLQLRLPPEMSLREFDTMKLTAHFAAWYGSEFWLGLAERNRPELGFMNSTDRSFRQFTELVVAYTKVLTPLPTDVGQELSDSPAFLKAIIDAFLKRIQWDPAQHFKWLERGEQAMLDWHASVANDFANKDQYLPPLPKQPPPPPLEEPNPKRQRLDESAPLVPEDQFLAQHPGSSTIKVSVPNADGGQVVIEITVQSLSESVASLKEKLAGEIQVPASTHKLTSGKARVLEDNDKSLAHYNVGPGDTLTLSL; this is encoded by the exons atgtggcaGAACGATCCAGATCTGGAAACGATGATCGACATAGCGGCGGTGTTCATCTTCAAAAACGGAGTTGAGTATGAGGAGGAGCTCATAGCAACGTTTCCAAGTTACAGCTTTGTGGATAGCTCAGATCCTAATCACGGACTCTACCAGCGGAAGCTTATGGAATACAGGAACGGAACTTACGATGCTGCTCCTGTCATCATTACTGGCGAAATCGTTGAGCCACCTCCAGGTAATATCAAAACCCTTATCGAGCACACTGCGAATTACGTTTCCAAAGAAGGTGAAAAAGCTGAGAAGATGATCAGGGACCGTAATTTTAACACTGAAAGATACCAGTTTATGAAGAGATCACATCCTTTTCACGCGTTTTACCAGAAGAAGCTTGCTGAGTACCGTTCTCaaaaggatgatgatgatgatgaagttgttgttgttgttgttgatgatgaggcTGCTGCTGCACCACAACAATCCTTACCCAAGCAACAGTTCATAATTCTGCCTAATTGTTTACAGTTGCGTCTTCCTCCAGAGATGAGTCTCAGGGAGTTTGATACGATGAAGCTCACAGCTCACTTTGCGGCTTGGTATGGGAGTGAGTTTTGGTTGGGTTTGGCTGAGAGAAATCGTCCTGAGCTTGGGTTTATGAACTCTACTGATAGAAGCTTTCGTCAGTTTACTGAGCTTGTTGTTGCGTATACCAAAGTGTTAACTCCCCTGCCCACTGATGTGGGACAAGAGCTGAGTGATAGTCCCGCTTTTCTGAAAGCCATTATTGATGCTTTTCTCAAACGTATCCAATGGGATCCTGCCCAGCACTTCAAATGGCTTGAAAGAGGAGAGCAGGCTATGTTGGATTGGCATGCTTCTGTGGCCAATGATTTTGCTAACAAGGACCAGTACTTACCACCGCTACCAAAGCAGCCGCCTCCTCCACCACTTGAGGAACCAAATCCAAAGAGGCAAAGGCTTGACGAGTCAGCGCCCCTTGTTCCAGAAGACCAGTTTCTTGCTCAACATCCG GGCTCGTCTACAATCAAGGTTTCTGTTCCCAATGCTGATGGTGGGCAAGTCGTCATTGAGATCACAGTGCAGTCGTTATCGGAAAGCGTGGCAAGTTTGAAGGAGAAACTAGCTGGGGAGATCCAAGTTCCAGCAAGCACACACAAGTTAACTAGTGGAAAAGCCAGGGTTTTAGAGGACAACGACAAGTCTCTTGCACATTACAATGTTGGACCAGGAGATACCCTAACTCTGTCTTTATGA
- the LOC104732096 gene encoding disease resistance protein TAO1-like encodes MDSSSFFLTTVVAATIGLFTLFKKLRLHQEDDKETSSPPPSPTSLSSPPSPLNRIWTHHVFPSFRGEDVRRDFLSHIQMEFQRMGITPFIDNEIKRGESIGPELIRAIQGSKIAIILLSRNYASSSWCLDELAEIMKCREELGQMVMVVFYKVDPSDVKKLTGEFGKIFKKTCAGKTKQDIGRWRQALAKVATIAGYHSNNWDNEAAMIKQISTDISNKLNNSVSSSDLDELVGMKAHLEEMEPLLCLESDEVRMIGLWGPSGIGKTTIARVVYNNLSNSFQLSVFMESIEAKYTRPCSDDYSAKLHLQQQFMSQITNQDDMKISHLGVVQDRLKDKKVLVVLDGVDQSMQLDAMAKETWWFGPGSRIIITSQDRKLFRRHGINHIYQVDFPPPKEALQILCTSAFGQKFPKDGFEKLAWEVTELAGKLPLGLRVMGSYFRGMSKREWAKELPRLRTSLDADIQSILKFSYDALDDENKYIFLHIACFFNYQVIEKVEEHLAEMFLDVRHGLNVLAEKSLISIDDGSRITMHNLLVQLGRDIVRKQSVREPGQRLYLVDAKEICEILTDDVQASRSVIGIDFNFSTIRVKENFHISERAFQGMTNLQFLRLWGDQKDTLHLPCGLEYMPRKLRLLKWKYFPMTCLPPVFNSEFLVEVDLCFSKLEKLWEGIKPLPNLKWMDLTFSKNLEELPDLSTATNLKELNLQCCSSLVKLPSTIGYTKNLQKLDLSHCSSLISLPSTIGYTKNLQELNLSHCSSLISLPSTIGYTKNLQKLDLSHCSSLVELTSFVGSLSNLKELDLSDCSSLVEFSSLIGNATNLESLDLRHCSSLVKLPFSIGNLQKLQTLSLEGCSKLEFLPNNINLESLYALNLKDCLLLKTFPEISTNLRILDLTGTAIEEVPSSIESWSSCLTKLWMSYSERLKEYPHAFDIITHLHVSDKEIQELPPWIQKFSRLYTLVLYRCKKLVSFPQISDSIVLIIADDCESLEELPSWINSRLSRLFLKRCRKLVSLPQIPHSLTSINAEDCESLERLDWSFQNLDIDRLRFAKCFKLNQESRDLIIQTPTSEYAVLPGREVPAYFTHRSVTGGSLIIELNEKPLPTSMRFKACVLLVNEGVHETWSCVFVTCNKSNTSLSLILTEHLYIFEVEMDVTSSELVFEFKVHRHDWKIRQCGVLQLSEVPLMNHKSDTPRPRPTLKQLLYPA; translated from the exons atggattcttcttcttttttccttaccACTGTTGTTGCTGCAACAATAGGCTTGTTCAcgctttttaaaaaactcagaCTCCATCAAGAAGATGACAAAGAAACGTCATCACCACCTCCATCTCCTACATCTCTTTCATCTCCTCCATCTCCTTTGAATCGCATCTGGACACACCATGTCTTTCCAAGCTTCCGAGGGGAAGATGTCCGTAGAGACTTTCTTAGTCACATTCAAATGGAGTTTCAAAGAATGGGAATCACACCGTTTATTGATAATGAGATCAAGAGAGGAGAGTCCATCGGTCCTGAACTTATTCGGGCGATACAAGGATCCAAGATCGCAATTATCTTACTCTCGAGAAACTACGCTTCTTCGAGTTGGTGTCTTGACGAATTGGCAGAGATTATGAAGTGCAGGGAAGAACTGGGTCAAATGGTGATGGTTGTTTTCTATAAAGTGGATCCGTCTGATGTTAAAAAACTAACCGGAGAGTTTgggaaaatattcaaaaaaacttGTGCCGGTAAAACAAAGCAGGACATTGGGAGATGGAGACAAGCTTTGGCAAAAGTAGCCACAATCGCCGGTTACCATTCAAACAACTG GGATAATGAAGCGGCTATGATAAAACAAATCTCTACTGATATTTCCAACAAGTTGAATAATTCAGTATCATCAAGTGATTTGGACGAGTTGGTTGGTATGAAAGCTCATTTGGAGGAGATGGAACCATTGTTATGCCTAGAATCAGATGAAGTGAGGATGATTGGGCTTTGGGGTCCTTCTGGGATTGGGAAGACCACCATTGCTAGAGTTGTGTACAACAATCTCTCCAACAGTTTTCAACTGAGTGTCTTTATGGAATCTATCGAAGCAAAATATACAAGACCTTGTTCCGATGACTACAGTGCAAAGTTGCACTTACAACAGCAGTTTATGTCTCAAATAACCAACCAGGATGATATGAAGATTTCTCATTTGGGAGTTGTTCAAGACAGGCTAAAAGACAAGAaagttcttgttgttcttgatggTGTGGACCAGTCGATGCAACTAGATGCCATGGCGAAAGAAACTTGGTGGTTTGGTCCTGGGAGTCGGATTATCATCACAAGTCAAGATCGAAAGCTTTTTAGGAGACATGGGATTAACCATATTTACCAAGTGGATTTTCCACCACCTAAGGAGGCTCTACAAATCTTGTGCACGTCTGCTTTTGGTCAAAAGTTCCCTAAAGATGGTTTTGAAAAACTTGCTTGGGAAGTTACAGAACTTGCTGGTAAACTCCCTTTGGGTTTAAGGGTTATGGGCTCTTATTTTCGAGGAATGTCTAAGCGGGAGTGGGCAAAGGAACTACCAAGGTTAAGGACTAGCCTTGACGCCGATATTCAAAGCATTTTGAAGTTCAGTTATGATGCCTTAGATGacgaaaacaaatatatatttcttcataTAGCCTGCTTTTTTAATTATCAAGTGATTGAGAAAGTGGAAGAGCATCTTGCAGAGATGTTCTTGGATGTGAGGCACGGGCTTAACGTATTAGCAGAGAAATCTCTCATCTCTATAGATGATGGAAGTAGAATAACCATGCATAATCTGTTAGTCCAACTAGGTAGAGATATAGTTCGTAAACAGTCTGTTCGTGAGCCTGGACAACGCCTATATTTGGTTGATGCAAAAGAAATTTGTGAAATACTCACTGATGATGTACAA GCTAGTAGAAGTGTCATAGGCATAGATTTCAACTTTAGCACAATTAGGGTCAAGGAAAATTTCCATATAAGTGAGAGAGCCTTTCAAGGAATGACTAATCTCCAATTCTTAAGATTATGGGGGGATCAGAAGGATACATTACATCTACCATGTGGTTTAGAGTATATGCCTCGAAAACTTCGATTACTAAAGTGGAAGTATTTTCCGATGACATGTTTGCCTCCTGTTTTCAACTCCGAGTTCCTGGTTGAAGTAGACTTGTGTTTCAGCAAACTTGAGAAGTTGTGGGAAGGAATTAaa CCGCTTCCAAATCTCAAGTGGATGGATTTGactttttctaaaaacttgGAGGAGCTTCCTGATCTCTCAACTGCCACCAATCTTAAGGAATTGAATCTCCAATGTTGCTCCAGCCTGGTGAAGCTCCCCTCTACTATTGGGTATACCAAAAATCTTCAGAAATTGGATCTTAGCCATTGCTCAAGTCTGATCAGTCTTCCCTCTACTATTGGGTATACCAAAAATCTTCAGGAATTGAATCTTAGCCATTGCTCAAGTCTGATCAGTCTTCCCTCTACTATTGGGTATACCAAAAATCTTCAGAAACTGGATCTTAGCCATTGCTCAAGTCTGGTGGAGCTTACTTCCTTTGTTGGTAGTCTCAGCAATCTAAAAGAATTGGATCTTAGCGATTGCTCAAGTCTGGTGGAGTTCTCTTCCTTGATTGGAAATGCCACTAATCTAGAGAGTTTGGACCTTAGGCATTGCTCAAGTCTGGTAAAGCTTCCCTTTTCTATTGGAAACCTTCAGAAGTTGCAGACTTTGAGTTTAGAAGGATGCTCTAAGCTAGAGTTTCTTCCGAACAACATCAATTTGGAATCTCTCTACGCACTTAATCTCAAAGATTGCTTGCTGTTGAAAACTTTTCCTGAGATCTCCACAAACCTTAGGATTCTCGATCTCACAGGAACTGCAATAGAAGAAGTCCCTTCATCAATAGAATCCTGGTCGTCTTGTCTCACTAAGCTGTGGATGTCGTACAGTGAAAGACTCAAGGAATATCCTCATGCTTTTGACATCATCACACACCTACACGTGAGTGACAAAGAAATACAAGAGCTTCCTCCATGGATCCAGAAATTCTCTCGTCTGTATACACTTGTGCTCTATCGTTGCAAAAAGCTGGTGTCATTCCCACAAATTTCCGATTCCATTGTACTCATAATTGCAGACGATTGTGAGTCCTTGGAAGAGCTTCCCTCATGGATCAACTCTCGTCTTAGCAGACTCTTTCTCAAGAGATGCAGAAAGCTGGTATCACTCCCACAGATTCCACATTCCCTCACTTCCATAAATGCGGAAGATTGTGAGTCCCTGGAGAGACTAGATTGGTCATTTCAAAATCTGGATATTGATCGTCTCAGGTTTGCTAAGTGCTTCAAATTGAATCAAGAATCCCGAGACCTCATCATCCAGACACCGACTAGTGAATATGCGGTCTTACCCGGCAGAGAAGTGCCTGCATACTTCACTCACCGATCTGTTACTGGAGGTTCTTTGATAATCGAGTTAAATGAGAAGCCTCTTCCTACATCCATGAGATTTAAAGCTTGCGTTTTGCTGGTCAATGAAGGTGTCCATGAAACTTGGTCTTGCGTTTTTGTTACGTGTAATAAGAGCAACACGTCACTATCTC